The following coding sequences lie in one Photobacterium sp. CCB-ST2H9 genomic window:
- a CDS encoding DUF2000 domain-containing protein, whose protein sequence is MMSSSLPDENQKRFVVVLNKKLELGRTLNVLGHISVGLSAQLEQGMAHYVDYTDKDGQVHPSLSHYPFIVLKADNSNKIRNVREAALAKGVTFTDFTHTMTDGGSLHQQAVTAETAEADLEYMGIGLFGDAEMLKEMTRKFSLYR, encoded by the coding sequence ATGATGAGCAGCAGTTTACCGGATGAAAATCAAAAGCGTTTTGTCGTTGTCCTGAATAAGAAACTGGAACTGGGCAGGACGTTAAATGTGCTGGGACACATCAGTGTGGGCCTGTCTGCACAATTAGAACAAGGCATGGCGCATTATGTGGATTACACGGATAAAGATGGTCAGGTTCACCCTTCTTTATCTCACTATCCTTTTATCGTGCTGAAGGCCGATAACAGCAATAAAATCCGGAATGTCAGAGAAGCGGCGCTGGCGAAGGGCGTCACGTTTACTGATTTCACCCATACGATGACTGACGGCGGCTCGCTGCATCAGCAAGCGGTCACCGCAGAAACTGCGGAGGCTGATTTAGAGTACATGGGCATCGGACTGTTTGGTGATGCAGAGATGCTGAAAGAGATGACCAGAAAGTTCAGTTTATATCGTTAA